A single window of Pogona vitticeps strain Pit_001003342236 chromosome 11, PviZW2.1, whole genome shotgun sequence DNA harbors:
- the KIAA1210 gene encoding acrosomal protein KIAA1210 homolog isoform X1, giving the protein MIPLRQRLASGGAWAKPYTKRTPTPLVRYWQFLGRRRVQQEDRGLIFHSDCTMADRPLDLIEGEEAGEDFTRKKKSKFQTFKNFFAKKKKNREPSAPAGENKLKPSQSSSDLCAQNLNSDVLHLLTEPGSRGSMGNKALSHDSVFISESLPDVTSHTCSQENLPGKVKALQLRLQQNLRLGSPPLVIAGKKTEDAGAISEDDGLPRSPPEISTLHNVLTCSTSTSSNPVQRHSSLSLGGTDSEDDQVPSESSSRALSPLSSAALGSPAFPGPHLLPVDFDSPATPLGCLDTSAARHRIAMNPRKQKAFAGKTQNLLAERVEKEECLLRVAEGKTSHVKLLEEAAGQERDRKGPSAQNTNLSNGDWIRGARTTIKASDALRYSWNAGPGTDWGGQNLTETDLQAGGPKAQPPLAKCEDEPMEGERIKGMDSLTGDLRIQPHSTGKEMVESLELLNRETGTTELCDMSPSLGRVAGNDLDVPAERRQEAKDSNVGSNGICGEGRAVEDSFDTLEANPVLVPFPSSSLEGPSEAEQATFSTSANRPEVKEDTGGSADGTLQPLEGRARPTASPQEELAKPDRLPLRSMVGEKPLLSAELSCPVSQGQQEALRNLAATGSAESASKSGPPDRNTGDHSGSVKTRGEESKTPNEMVKTLSRSVSAKPVRFTIAPAWQRSLSGGSNSTDGSCPRSSPSSPIRSELFEGIPQWDSTGQSSPERLDRSHRSRVSNLNSANEWPNEETQGHESPFGVKLRRTSSLLRYQMEQKHQEPPKQSPAGVSRTSSVSVKAETKSPGSGAPLQNLPSSAKVLVPKQSFQEQKKPLKAKLDEGPLKQPMGRASEHIPVPPLETPPSEPAWISVAKIKRRGFQSHPFAKGEKKEEKTSSKAEQPGEKRIRISQQEKQATLTGEKLLKKTSTDQGCVLETGVLPKITVSATKAPLVRTAAQEAPLLEKEMRSLPSLSLSSCSPTEPPWLSLAKKKAKAWSEMPQIVQ; this is encoded by the exons GGAAGAAAAAATCCAAGTTCCAAACTTTTAAGAACTTCTttgccaagaagaagaagaacagagagCCGTCTGCCCCTGCGGGAGAAAACAAACTGAAGCCGAGCCAATCCAGTAGCGATCTCTGCGCCCAGAACCTCAATTCTGACGTACTCCATTTGCTGACCGAGCCCGG GTCCAGAGGGAGCATGGGAAACAAAGCCTTATCGCACGACAGCGTTTTCATTTCCGAATCCTTGCCAGATGTTACAAGCCACACTTGTTCGCAGGAAAACCTTCCTGGAAAGGTGAAAGCATTGCAG CTACGATTGCAGCAGAACCTCCGGCTCGGCTCCCCTCCTCTTGTGATCgctggaaagaaaacagaagatgcCGGCGCCATTTCGGAAGACGACGGCTTGCCCAGAAGTCCTCCAGAAATCTCCACTCTCCACAACGTTCTCACCTGTTCCACGAGTACA TCTTCCAACCCTGTCCAGCGCCATAGCTCTTTGAGTTTAGGTGGGACAGACAGTGAAGATGACCAG GTCCCCTCGGAATCCTCCTCCAGGGCGCTCAGCCCCCTCTCCTCCGCAGCCCTTGGGAGTCCCGCTTTTCCAGGTCCCCACTTGCTTCCAGTCGACTTCGACAGCCCAGCCACGCCGCTCGGCTGCCTGGATACCTCGGCAGCCCGGCATAGGATTGCCATGAATCCGCGGAAGCAGAAGGCCTTCGCCGGCAAAACTCAGAATCTTCTT GCAGAACGTGTGGAGAAGGAAGAATGCCTTCTTAGAGTGGCTGAAGGGAAAACAAGCCATGTAAAACTCCTTGAAGAAGCTGCTGGCCAAGAAAGGGACCGGAAAG GCCCATCCGCCCAGAATACAAATCTCTCCAATGGGGATTGGATTCGTGGCGCGCGAACCACGATAAAGGCCTCCGACGCTTTGCGCTATTCTTGGAACGCCGGCCCTGGGACAGACTGGGGGGGCCAAAATCTGACGGAAACCGATCTCCAAGCCGGTGGCCCAAAGGCACAGCCGCCTTTAGCAAAGTGTGAAGACGAGCccatggagggggaaaggataaAAGGAATGGATTCCCTCACCGGTGACCTCAGGATACAGCCGCACAGCACTGGGAAAGAGATGGTCGAAAGTTTGGAATTGCTGAACCGAGAAACAGGAACCACTGAACTCTGTGATATGTCACCCTCGCTTGGGCGTGTTGCGGGAAACGACCTTGATGTGCCAGCAGAACGCCGACAAGAAGCAAAAGACTCTAACGTTGGCAGTAATGGCATATGTGGAGAAGggagagctgttgaggacagttTTGACACCCTTGAGGCTAATCCTGTATTGGTGCCGTTTCCTTCATCCAGCTTGGAAGGTCCTTCTGAGGCAGAGCAGGCCACGTTTTCGACCTCTGCAAACAGACCAGAGGTCAAAGAAGACACGGGAGGGTCTGCAGATGGGACGCTTCAACCGCTTGAAGGCCGCGCAAGGCCAACCGCCTCCCCACAAGAAGAGTTGGCCAAGCCAGATAGGCTTCCCCTTCGGAGTATGGTGGGTGAGAAGCCACTTCTCTCAGCAGAACTCAGCTGCCCTGTTAGCCAGGGCCAACAAGAGGCCTTACGAAATCTGGCCGCCACAGGATCTGCCGAGTCTGCTTCAAAAAGTGGCCCGCCTGACAGGAACACTGGAGATCATTCGGGAAGTGTGAAAACGAGAGGCGAAGAAAGCAAAACTCCGAACGAGATGGTCAAGACACTGTCCAGATCGGTTTCTGCCAAGCCAGTCAGGTTCACCATCGCTCCAGCCTGGCAGAGGTCTCTCTCGGGAGGCTCAAATTCCACCGATGGTTCCTGCCCTAGAAGCTCTCCGTCTTCTCCTATAAGATCAGAGTTGTTTGAAGGAATACCTCAGTGGGATTCCACCGGGCAGAGCAGCCCGGAAAGACTTGATCGGAGTCATAGGAGCCGGGTGTCCAATTTGAACTCTGCCAACGAGTGGCCAAATGAAGAAACGCAGGGCCACGAGAGCCCATTCGGCGTCAAGCTGAGGAGAACCTCCTCTTTATTGAGATACCAGATGGAACAGAAGCATCAAGAACCCCCAAAACAGTCTCCAGCAGGAGTTTCCAGAACGTCCTCGGTCTCTGTCAAAGCTGAGACAAAATCACCAGGCTCTGGAGCGCCACTTCAGAATCTTCCCAGCAGTGCTAAAGTTTTGGTTCCAAAACAGAGCTTCCAGGAGCAGAAAAAGCCCCTCAAGGCTAAACTGGACGAAGGGCCCCTCAAGCAGCCGATGGGCAGAGCGTCAG AGCATATCCCAGTTCCGCCTTTGGAAACACCACCTTCGGAGCCAGCCTGGATTTCCGTGGCGAAGATAAAACGGAGAGGATTCCAGAGCCACCCTTTTGCcaaaggagagaagaaggaggaaaagacGTCATCCAAAGCGGAACAACCAGGGGAGAAGCGCATCAGGATTTCTCAACAGGAAAAG cAGGCGACTCTTACTGGCGAGAAGCTCTTAAAGAAGACGAGCACCGACCAAGGGTGTGTGCTTGAGACTGGAGTGCTGCCAAAGATAACAGTATCGGCGACAAAAG CACCGCTTGTCCGAACGGCCGCTCAAGAAGCCCCTCTGCTGGAAAAGGAAATGCGATCATTGCCCAGCCTATCTCTGTCCTCCTGCAGCCCGACGGAACCACCGTGGCTTTCTCTGGCcaagaaaaaagcaaaagcatggAGCGAAATGCCCCAAATTGTTCAATAG
- the KIAA1210 gene encoding acrosomal protein KIAA1210 homolog isoform X5, with translation MLITEENVVDCTMADRPLDLIEGEEAGEDFTRKKKSKFQTFKNFFAKKKKNREPSAPAGENKLKPSQSSSDLCAQNLNSDVLHLLTEPGSRGSMGNKALSHDSVFISESLPDVTSHTCSQENLPGKVKALQLRLQQNLRLGSPPLVIAGKKTEDAGAISEDDGLPRSPPEISTLHNVLTCSTSTSSNPVQRHSSLSLGGTDSEDDQVPSESSSRALSPLSSAALGSPAFPGPHLLPVDFDSPATPLGCLDTSAARHRIAMNPRKQKAFAGKTQNLLAERVEKEECLLRVAEGKTSHVKLLEEAAGQERDRKGPSAQNTNLSNGDWIRGARTTIKASDALRYSWNAGPGTDWGGQNLTETDLQAGGPKAQPPLAKCEDEPMEGERIKGMDSLTGDLRIQPHSTGKEMVESLELLNRETGTTELCDMSPSLGRVAGNDLDVPAERRQEAKDSNVGSNGICGEGRAVEDSFDTLEANPVLVPFPSSSLEGPSEAEQATFSTSANRPEVKEDTGGSADGTLQPLEGRARPTASPQEELAKPDRLPLRSMVGEKPLLSAELSCPVSQGQQEALRNLAATGSAESASKSGPPDRNTGDHSGSVKTRGEESKTPNEMVKTLSRSVSAKPVRFTIAPAWQRSLSGGSNSTDGSCPRSSPSSPIRSELFEGIPQWDSTGQSSPERLDRSHRSRVSNLNSANEWPNEETQGHESPFGVKLRRTSSLLRYQMEQKHQEPPKQSPAGVSRTSSVSVKAETKSPGSGAPLQNLPSSAKVLVPKQSFQEQKKPLKAKLDEGPLKQPMGRASEHIPVPPLETPPSEPAWISVAKIKRRGFQSHPFAKGEKKEEKTSSKAEQPGEKRIRISQQEKQATLTGEKLLKKTSTDQGCVLETGVLPKITVSATKAPLVRTAAQEAPLLEKEMRSLPSLSLSSCSPTEPPWLSLAKKKAKAWSEMPQIVQ, from the exons GGAAGAAAAAATCCAAGTTCCAAACTTTTAAGAACTTCTttgccaagaagaagaagaacagagagCCGTCTGCCCCTGCGGGAGAAAACAAACTGAAGCCGAGCCAATCCAGTAGCGATCTCTGCGCCCAGAACCTCAATTCTGACGTACTCCATTTGCTGACCGAGCCCGG GTCCAGAGGGAGCATGGGAAACAAAGCCTTATCGCACGACAGCGTTTTCATTTCCGAATCCTTGCCAGATGTTACAAGCCACACTTGTTCGCAGGAAAACCTTCCTGGAAAGGTGAAAGCATTGCAG CTACGATTGCAGCAGAACCTCCGGCTCGGCTCCCCTCCTCTTGTGATCgctggaaagaaaacagaagatgcCGGCGCCATTTCGGAAGACGACGGCTTGCCCAGAAGTCCTCCAGAAATCTCCACTCTCCACAACGTTCTCACCTGTTCCACGAGTACA TCTTCCAACCCTGTCCAGCGCCATAGCTCTTTGAGTTTAGGTGGGACAGACAGTGAAGATGACCAG GTCCCCTCGGAATCCTCCTCCAGGGCGCTCAGCCCCCTCTCCTCCGCAGCCCTTGGGAGTCCCGCTTTTCCAGGTCCCCACTTGCTTCCAGTCGACTTCGACAGCCCAGCCACGCCGCTCGGCTGCCTGGATACCTCGGCAGCCCGGCATAGGATTGCCATGAATCCGCGGAAGCAGAAGGCCTTCGCCGGCAAAACTCAGAATCTTCTT GCAGAACGTGTGGAGAAGGAAGAATGCCTTCTTAGAGTGGCTGAAGGGAAAACAAGCCATGTAAAACTCCTTGAAGAAGCTGCTGGCCAAGAAAGGGACCGGAAAG GCCCATCCGCCCAGAATACAAATCTCTCCAATGGGGATTGGATTCGTGGCGCGCGAACCACGATAAAGGCCTCCGACGCTTTGCGCTATTCTTGGAACGCCGGCCCTGGGACAGACTGGGGGGGCCAAAATCTGACGGAAACCGATCTCCAAGCCGGTGGCCCAAAGGCACAGCCGCCTTTAGCAAAGTGTGAAGACGAGCccatggagggggaaaggataaAAGGAATGGATTCCCTCACCGGTGACCTCAGGATACAGCCGCACAGCACTGGGAAAGAGATGGTCGAAAGTTTGGAATTGCTGAACCGAGAAACAGGAACCACTGAACTCTGTGATATGTCACCCTCGCTTGGGCGTGTTGCGGGAAACGACCTTGATGTGCCAGCAGAACGCCGACAAGAAGCAAAAGACTCTAACGTTGGCAGTAATGGCATATGTGGAGAAGggagagctgttgaggacagttTTGACACCCTTGAGGCTAATCCTGTATTGGTGCCGTTTCCTTCATCCAGCTTGGAAGGTCCTTCTGAGGCAGAGCAGGCCACGTTTTCGACCTCTGCAAACAGACCAGAGGTCAAAGAAGACACGGGAGGGTCTGCAGATGGGACGCTTCAACCGCTTGAAGGCCGCGCAAGGCCAACCGCCTCCCCACAAGAAGAGTTGGCCAAGCCAGATAGGCTTCCCCTTCGGAGTATGGTGGGTGAGAAGCCACTTCTCTCAGCAGAACTCAGCTGCCCTGTTAGCCAGGGCCAACAAGAGGCCTTACGAAATCTGGCCGCCACAGGATCTGCCGAGTCTGCTTCAAAAAGTGGCCCGCCTGACAGGAACACTGGAGATCATTCGGGAAGTGTGAAAACGAGAGGCGAAGAAAGCAAAACTCCGAACGAGATGGTCAAGACACTGTCCAGATCGGTTTCTGCCAAGCCAGTCAGGTTCACCATCGCTCCAGCCTGGCAGAGGTCTCTCTCGGGAGGCTCAAATTCCACCGATGGTTCCTGCCCTAGAAGCTCTCCGTCTTCTCCTATAAGATCAGAGTTGTTTGAAGGAATACCTCAGTGGGATTCCACCGGGCAGAGCAGCCCGGAAAGACTTGATCGGAGTCATAGGAGCCGGGTGTCCAATTTGAACTCTGCCAACGAGTGGCCAAATGAAGAAACGCAGGGCCACGAGAGCCCATTCGGCGTCAAGCTGAGGAGAACCTCCTCTTTATTGAGATACCAGATGGAACAGAAGCATCAAGAACCCCCAAAACAGTCTCCAGCAGGAGTTTCCAGAACGTCCTCGGTCTCTGTCAAAGCTGAGACAAAATCACCAGGCTCTGGAGCGCCACTTCAGAATCTTCCCAGCAGTGCTAAAGTTTTGGTTCCAAAACAGAGCTTCCAGGAGCAGAAAAAGCCCCTCAAGGCTAAACTGGACGAAGGGCCCCTCAAGCAGCCGATGGGCAGAGCGTCAG AGCATATCCCAGTTCCGCCTTTGGAAACACCACCTTCGGAGCCAGCCTGGATTTCCGTGGCGAAGATAAAACGGAGAGGATTCCAGAGCCACCCTTTTGCcaaaggagagaagaaggaggaaaagacGTCATCCAAAGCGGAACAACCAGGGGAGAAGCGCATCAGGATTTCTCAACAGGAAAAG cAGGCGACTCTTACTGGCGAGAAGCTCTTAAAGAAGACGAGCACCGACCAAGGGTGTGTGCTTGAGACTGGAGTGCTGCCAAAGATAACAGTATCGGCGACAAAAG CACCGCTTGTCCGAACGGCCGCTCAAGAAGCCCCTCTGCTGGAAAAGGAAATGCGATCATTGCCCAGCCTATCTCTGTCCTCCTGCAGCCCGACGGAACCACCGTGGCTTTCTCTGGCcaagaaaaaagcaaaagcatggAGCGAAATGCCCCAAATTGTTCAATAG
- the KIAA1210 gene encoding acrosomal protein KIAA1210 homolog isoform X4, with protein sequence MAGFYNCLKTKTDCTMADRPLDLIEGEEAGEDFTRKKKSKFQTFKNFFAKKKKNREPSAPAGENKLKPSQSSSDLCAQNLNSDVLHLLTEPGSRGSMGNKALSHDSVFISESLPDVTSHTCSQENLPGKVKALQLRLQQNLRLGSPPLVIAGKKTEDAGAISEDDGLPRSPPEISTLHNVLTCSTSTSSNPVQRHSSLSLGGTDSEDDQVPSESSSRALSPLSSAALGSPAFPGPHLLPVDFDSPATPLGCLDTSAARHRIAMNPRKQKAFAGKTQNLLAERVEKEECLLRVAEGKTSHVKLLEEAAGQERDRKGPSAQNTNLSNGDWIRGARTTIKASDALRYSWNAGPGTDWGGQNLTETDLQAGGPKAQPPLAKCEDEPMEGERIKGMDSLTGDLRIQPHSTGKEMVESLELLNRETGTTELCDMSPSLGRVAGNDLDVPAERRQEAKDSNVGSNGICGEGRAVEDSFDTLEANPVLVPFPSSSLEGPSEAEQATFSTSANRPEVKEDTGGSADGTLQPLEGRARPTASPQEELAKPDRLPLRSMVGEKPLLSAELSCPVSQGQQEALRNLAATGSAESASKSGPPDRNTGDHSGSVKTRGEESKTPNEMVKTLSRSVSAKPVRFTIAPAWQRSLSGGSNSTDGSCPRSSPSSPIRSELFEGIPQWDSTGQSSPERLDRSHRSRVSNLNSANEWPNEETQGHESPFGVKLRRTSSLLRYQMEQKHQEPPKQSPAGVSRTSSVSVKAETKSPGSGAPLQNLPSSAKVLVPKQSFQEQKKPLKAKLDEGPLKQPMGRASEHIPVPPLETPPSEPAWISVAKIKRRGFQSHPFAKGEKKEEKTSSKAEQPGEKRIRISQQEKQATLTGEKLLKKTSTDQGCVLETGVLPKITVSATKAPLVRTAAQEAPLLEKEMRSLPSLSLSSCSPTEPPWLSLAKKKAKAWSEMPQIVQ encoded by the exons GGAAGAAAAAATCCAAGTTCCAAACTTTTAAGAACTTCTttgccaagaagaagaagaacagagagCCGTCTGCCCCTGCGGGAGAAAACAAACTGAAGCCGAGCCAATCCAGTAGCGATCTCTGCGCCCAGAACCTCAATTCTGACGTACTCCATTTGCTGACCGAGCCCGG GTCCAGAGGGAGCATGGGAAACAAAGCCTTATCGCACGACAGCGTTTTCATTTCCGAATCCTTGCCAGATGTTACAAGCCACACTTGTTCGCAGGAAAACCTTCCTGGAAAGGTGAAAGCATTGCAG CTACGATTGCAGCAGAACCTCCGGCTCGGCTCCCCTCCTCTTGTGATCgctggaaagaaaacagaagatgcCGGCGCCATTTCGGAAGACGACGGCTTGCCCAGAAGTCCTCCAGAAATCTCCACTCTCCACAACGTTCTCACCTGTTCCACGAGTACA TCTTCCAACCCTGTCCAGCGCCATAGCTCTTTGAGTTTAGGTGGGACAGACAGTGAAGATGACCAG GTCCCCTCGGAATCCTCCTCCAGGGCGCTCAGCCCCCTCTCCTCCGCAGCCCTTGGGAGTCCCGCTTTTCCAGGTCCCCACTTGCTTCCAGTCGACTTCGACAGCCCAGCCACGCCGCTCGGCTGCCTGGATACCTCGGCAGCCCGGCATAGGATTGCCATGAATCCGCGGAAGCAGAAGGCCTTCGCCGGCAAAACTCAGAATCTTCTT GCAGAACGTGTGGAGAAGGAAGAATGCCTTCTTAGAGTGGCTGAAGGGAAAACAAGCCATGTAAAACTCCTTGAAGAAGCTGCTGGCCAAGAAAGGGACCGGAAAG GCCCATCCGCCCAGAATACAAATCTCTCCAATGGGGATTGGATTCGTGGCGCGCGAACCACGATAAAGGCCTCCGACGCTTTGCGCTATTCTTGGAACGCCGGCCCTGGGACAGACTGGGGGGGCCAAAATCTGACGGAAACCGATCTCCAAGCCGGTGGCCCAAAGGCACAGCCGCCTTTAGCAAAGTGTGAAGACGAGCccatggagggggaaaggataaAAGGAATGGATTCCCTCACCGGTGACCTCAGGATACAGCCGCACAGCACTGGGAAAGAGATGGTCGAAAGTTTGGAATTGCTGAACCGAGAAACAGGAACCACTGAACTCTGTGATATGTCACCCTCGCTTGGGCGTGTTGCGGGAAACGACCTTGATGTGCCAGCAGAACGCCGACAAGAAGCAAAAGACTCTAACGTTGGCAGTAATGGCATATGTGGAGAAGggagagctgttgaggacagttTTGACACCCTTGAGGCTAATCCTGTATTGGTGCCGTTTCCTTCATCCAGCTTGGAAGGTCCTTCTGAGGCAGAGCAGGCCACGTTTTCGACCTCTGCAAACAGACCAGAGGTCAAAGAAGACACGGGAGGGTCTGCAGATGGGACGCTTCAACCGCTTGAAGGCCGCGCAAGGCCAACCGCCTCCCCACAAGAAGAGTTGGCCAAGCCAGATAGGCTTCCCCTTCGGAGTATGGTGGGTGAGAAGCCACTTCTCTCAGCAGAACTCAGCTGCCCTGTTAGCCAGGGCCAACAAGAGGCCTTACGAAATCTGGCCGCCACAGGATCTGCCGAGTCTGCTTCAAAAAGTGGCCCGCCTGACAGGAACACTGGAGATCATTCGGGAAGTGTGAAAACGAGAGGCGAAGAAAGCAAAACTCCGAACGAGATGGTCAAGACACTGTCCAGATCGGTTTCTGCCAAGCCAGTCAGGTTCACCATCGCTCCAGCCTGGCAGAGGTCTCTCTCGGGAGGCTCAAATTCCACCGATGGTTCCTGCCCTAGAAGCTCTCCGTCTTCTCCTATAAGATCAGAGTTGTTTGAAGGAATACCTCAGTGGGATTCCACCGGGCAGAGCAGCCCGGAAAGACTTGATCGGAGTCATAGGAGCCGGGTGTCCAATTTGAACTCTGCCAACGAGTGGCCAAATGAAGAAACGCAGGGCCACGAGAGCCCATTCGGCGTCAAGCTGAGGAGAACCTCCTCTTTATTGAGATACCAGATGGAACAGAAGCATCAAGAACCCCCAAAACAGTCTCCAGCAGGAGTTTCCAGAACGTCCTCGGTCTCTGTCAAAGCTGAGACAAAATCACCAGGCTCTGGAGCGCCACTTCAGAATCTTCCCAGCAGTGCTAAAGTTTTGGTTCCAAAACAGAGCTTCCAGGAGCAGAAAAAGCCCCTCAAGGCTAAACTGGACGAAGGGCCCCTCAAGCAGCCGATGGGCAGAGCGTCAG AGCATATCCCAGTTCCGCCTTTGGAAACACCACCTTCGGAGCCAGCCTGGATTTCCGTGGCGAAGATAAAACGGAGAGGATTCCAGAGCCACCCTTTTGCcaaaggagagaagaaggaggaaaagacGTCATCCAAAGCGGAACAACCAGGGGAGAAGCGCATCAGGATTTCTCAACAGGAAAAG cAGGCGACTCTTACTGGCGAGAAGCTCTTAAAGAAGACGAGCACCGACCAAGGGTGTGTGCTTGAGACTGGAGTGCTGCCAAAGATAACAGTATCGGCGACAAAAG CACCGCTTGTCCGAACGGCCGCTCAAGAAGCCCCTCTGCTGGAAAAGGAAATGCGATCATTGCCCAGCCTATCTCTGTCCTCCTGCAGCCCGACGGAACCACCGTGGCTTTCTCTGGCcaagaaaaaagcaaaagcatggAGCGAAATGCCCCAAATTGTTCAATAG